CCATTTCTGCCTCCTTGGACATGGTGTTAAAGCTCTTGTGTCCTGCTCAGCCTTAAAGTCTTCTGCGTATTTTTCTCCATCAGGGTGGAATAGCTAATAGCGTTATTATCATTGATCTTAATATACTGTGCACCGGCGTCTAATGCAAGACTTTGCAAAGGATTAGCTTCTGCATAAAACCCTTTTCTGCATTGTGTGCCCACAAAATTGTGCACCGACATTGCACTAACCCTGCACAAATGTCCATGCACTTTTGCAGCATTGGCCCCCTGGTCAGCTGGTTTATTTCAGGTGCCTTTCCCAGTAAAAGGAAAGTGAAAAGATAATTAGGTAACCCCTATCACAAACAGACACTACCCTGATATCATGATATACCACTCAGGCCCTATCTGTTCACAAATTTCAACCCATTAGTCAAAGAACCCAACTGCACACCCTGATAAAAGCTATCTCCATGGACTGATGTATAAGTGTGATATGGATGAATTCCAATAATTACTGTGTACTTTGCCTTCCATTCTTTCTTATTTTCCTGGTGATTAGGAAAAGTACAAGACATATAAGAGGCAGTTCATGAGTATCCAAACCCACTCTTCTGTCTTGGTACTTAACTGTAGAAACACAACATGAAGACCCTTGTAAGTATTATCTTATACTAAAATGCATAGGTACATCTCTTCAGAAAATAGTATTCACTCCTTGTAGAAGGTCTTCGACTAAATATCTTAAGTTTGATTTTTACTATAAAGTAGTTCACTTGTAATGATGTTCAGTGCTGTAAATTCAGCAGTAGTGGAATTGAAACGAGCTCTTTTTCACTGTCTTTCAATTCCGTTGCTCTGTTCCAATATTCCTGTATTCATCTGATCATAGAACCTTGAAGGAGTAATGCATTTTTCCAGACTGGAGCTGGTGGGCTGGCCTTAACTGACCTCCAGTCACCAGAGTCAACAGCACGGGCTCAGACTCAGCACAAGTTTCCTTTAATCTTTGTTCTGAATGACAAATCTTTGAAAAGAGGACCCTGATCCTCAGCATCCTAACAACTGAACAGATTTAGCACTTATTCCCTACCATTTGTAATCCCCAGTCCCCAGATTTTCATTGACTAATTTGTTTTTGCAAATACGTGTAGGATTTCAGTTTTGTTCAGCTCTATTTTTGTCatgttcctccctcttcccccatgaAACATTTCATGCAGTCATTCCTGCTACTGACTGCCAGATTAAAAATTAAGAATTGCATGAAGCCAGATGGCAGCATGAAAGAAGAAAAGTCATTAATTGTTTGGGATCAATGAACAGGAGGGTTTCCTGCTGAAAACGGAAGTGATGTCAGCCTTTCATCCCTAAACTGTTTGATGAATGGCATGGGAAGGATGGGAAATGAGGCTGGCCTGTGACAGCCCATTCCAGTGGTGCTGAATGTGGCAAGTAATGTGTGAAAATTCATACACAAACCTTCTCTTTCAGATTGTGATTGCAGCTCTTCTGGGAGTCTTTCTGGCCCCATCTCTTGGGAATGACGTAAGTGGATTCAAAACTCTTAGACAATGGGGCAATACCTGTAAAGGAAATGTATATCTGCAGAGGTTCCCTGTGTACATGGGTCTGGCAACCACAATGTGGGTATGAGGTACTTGTGCACCTGTAGTGAAGCTGGCACAAGGCATTCACTGAAAAGTATGCATGGTGATTCAAAACTGCAGTCACTGGGTATACTTTCCCTGCCCCCTGATCTACTCCTGCCCACTGGTAAATGTACACTCATTGTGGGAAGGGGAATCAATAATGAAATGccatttttatgtgaataaacttGTGCTAACCTGCATTAAATCATTGGATTATTGCTCCCCAAATCATTAGATTCACAATCCatgcttttttttcttacatCTTAACTATACAAGTCCTTATAGAAAACTTGATTGACGACCCTTAAATTATATGTAGGGACtccaataataataatgttgttATTTTTGTAGCACAAATTTAAAAAGGGTCTGTGCAAACTGCATAGAAGAGGTATCAATATGTTTGTAGTAATGTGGTGGTTATTTTTATGGTAGTACTGCTCTGCATAGCTTAAGTATTGTTCTTCATTGAAAGGCCCAGGGGCCACTGGTGGCTCCCATCAACCCTGTGTGACCCCCTTTTTCCCCTGCACACATTCTCCCTCCACCTTCTCCCGTCTTGCATCTGGCTTACCTCTATTAcagttattctgtttaatatcttcACCTCACAACTGAGAGCTCAGTGTAGTTCAAACTTACTGCAAGTTATGTGATGCTGGAAGAAACATACTAGCTGTTCAAAAGGTGGCACCACAAACAATGCTTTGGAGGAAATATagagagagatttaaaaaaactggagagggcaggggaaagggatGGAGAACCAGCTTGaaaaggatgggggtggaggttcACAGGGTGTTTGCCATTTTTGTCTGGGGATAATCTTAGCTcttgcatagaacatttttttgATAACTGGGCCACCATTTGAAGATTTTGGCTTGAGGAAATTCATAGTGTTACAAGGTCTCCCATAGCATCAAGATTAGAATGTAACTGAACATCAAGGTCCAGATATTCAGAAATACTTTTCTGGATAGCACGATCTGCTGCTTAGGTAACTGTGGGTTTATCCAATGGttttcagtggtactatctgaatagtgccattgaaaatcaTTACTGACCACCCAGGTACTATCCAGATTGTGCTGGCATGGAGTAAGGGCAGAGATGGATGTTCTGAATTTTTATCTGGAGAGCAGCGATATTCAGTCCATTATCTGGATACTATCCAGATCATTTTAGGACTACAAGAGAGGTTAAGAAATACAGGTGACCTTTCACTAAAAGGTGTTAAGCAGGTCACGTGGGAATTAATACATGCTGACTCAGCACATGGCTGTACTAACAGTTAATACAGGAGCTTTGCACTTACTCTCGTATTAACTACAGAGCATGAAATGGGAAAGGAAATGGTGTCAGGATCTCCCCTGACTAAGAGAGTGGATGAAGagtgaaagccaattttggtgcAGGAATCAGTGTGAGACAACAAAGGGgatgtgatttgatatactgctttctgtggttacaatcaaaatgattttacatatttattttgcacctggggcaatggagggttgagtgacttgtgtAGAggtacagggagctgcagtgggaatcaaacccagttgccctggttctcaggctgctacactaaccactaggctactcccccactccaTCTTTAAAACAGGAATCAAGGGTAGACCAGGAATCAAGCATGAAGCAGACTTGACCTGAAGCAACGCAAGGAGCTGGGGTAGCAGCAGGCATAGGACAGTCCCTGAAAACTGTTGCACCAGTTAGGGTGTGTCCAACTTGAGTCTTGCTGGTTCAATGGGCTCTCCAGGGGTGGGCTTCCCCTTCTGTGCCCAAAGTCACATTTCTGGGAGCTCAGGCTAAAGCTAAGCAGCCTCTGTGGCTTAGCAGCAAATCTCCAGTCCTCAGCCTGTAAGGCCATGGATCCAATTCCTGGAAAGCCTTTACAAATGGGTTGGGGGATGGACACTACCTGTCTTGCTGCCAACacatagggccctatttactaaggtgtgctagtgtttttagtgcatgctgtgTAGATGtctataggaatattataggtgcctacacggttagcacacactaaaaacgctaacatgcctctagtacagcttagtaaacaaggcccatgGTAACTTACCATGTATTAACAGTTCAGCACCACATGCTAAGTAGGCATTAAGTACATCCACATTATCTACAATACAGTTGTGTGTAAGTTTATGGTCTCCCCATTCATTGCATTGGAAGATGCTGGGCACACCTTCAACAGTTAATGCAGAGGCTGTAGAGTTACTGCACATTCATTTTTTACAACAATTATGTGGTAACATACTTTAGTGAAACAGCTCTTTAGTCACAGTTAGTGAAGAAGTGGTAGATAAATGAATGAATGGAACTGGCATCTCAGACATCATAGCTCTACATCAAACTTTCATATAATATTCAATATCTATTATTCAACTGGCTTCAAGATCAAGTGTAACTAGGGTCTAACTGGAGTGGAGAAGAGCTTTGTGTTTAATGAAGCAGGTTTGAACCAggcaagtctcccactcacaatctgtgtgatcttgggcaaatcacttcatACACCATTACTTCAGGTACAATCTAAGTCCATTTGGGCAGGGAAACAATTTGTATTCCTGAACATAACTCCCTTGAATGCAGATTTGGAGAAAAGCAAAtcataaatctaaaatccaaatctcACTGTTTAAATGGGTTTATTTGGGTAGGAGTAGCTTCCACCCACTGGCTCCACAGCTGGATTTTTTGGTTAATGCTACTGAAAGTCCAGACTTTACAAATAGTGCCAGGATTGTTTAGGGACAGAGctaaggctgtcctaactttatttggCTACTTATCTGGGTTCTGGTCCACTAGCTGCTTTATACCTGGATATTAAGTGCTGGCATCTGGGTATGGcttggtactgaatatctgggtgtaaAACTCATGGGGcacctgatatttaaaacaacCCTGACTGCCATGGACTGAATATTacccacttaggggtccttttacgaaggtgcactgaaaaatggcctgcgctattgTAGACATGCATATTGGATGtatgcaagtccatttttcaacgcacctgcaaaaaaggctttctttggccaaaatggacatgcggcaaaatgaaaattggcgcgtgtccattttgggcctgagaacttaccaccacccattcacttagcggtaaggtctcatgcgttaacctggtggtaatcatcagcgtgcgtaccatcagcatgcgtacaatgccgattactgcccagttggaACCACACACTGGAAAATTTTCAGTGCGCCTACTGGACGtgcatacaaaataaaattaccacccggtagtcaggcggtagttccgaattggcctacgcggcttagtaaaagggccccttagatattTCCCACCACTACTTACATTAACAAGTTAGTCTCTCCTTGAACTCGTttgtttaaaacatttctaaTTCAACTTCCCAACTTCAGTAAAAGAATGCACAAAGTAATGTGTAAGACAAATACCAATTTATTAATACTCTAATTTCCCCCTATTTATTaaatatcctccccccccccccactccagatACCAGACTTGGTGATCATCACCGGGCTGAGGACGGGAGAGATCTCTCCCCTGTTCTGTAGCTTGAAGGATTTGCTGGGGTAGAAACAGTCCTCATCTTTGACTCTATATGCCTGGCAGCATTGCTTCCAAAGTACACCCACACCACAGATGTCCAAATGGACAGCAGATCCGGAGTTTGTTGCACTACAGGGGCTAACTTTCTTGATGTTTCTCAATTGTGTCCCATGAACATATTGAATTCATGTAAGTGGAAGAGGCTTCACAGTTTcccaatttaattttttttcagaatATTAACATCGTCAACCAGGACAATATTGGTGGTGATGACCATCAGACAGTGAATATTGACAACCATGACAACATCGCCAACATCAACAACTACAACGGTTGGAACTCATGGGATTCCATCTGTGACTACAGCAGAGTAAGACATGAAAAATGCCCAAAATCTGTTTCATTTGAACTTTTGCATTCCAAAGCCTTTCAGTTATGGCTTCAAGAAAGAAATGGAAGGTTTTGCCTGTTGAGTAcgatataaaataacaattagtATTTCTTTAACGATAATAATGATCCATGCAGTATCCAAGATTAATTAAACATACTGGGCCCAATACTCAAAGGAGTTAGGCTCTTAAGAGTTATGCTTCTAAATGGCcctctttgaaaatgtattatggtttatagtttattagattTGATAAACTATCTTTCCTAGTGCTCATAACAAGGCAAATTACATAATAAAAGCTtaggaaagaaggaaaagaacACCATTATATGATAAGACTGAAGCGGAAAGGCAGAATGATAAAAGATATCTTCTCAAGGCAAAGGgagatagggaaagggaagggaaatgggacttgatataccgcctttctgtggtttttgcaactacattcaaagcggtttacatatattcaggtacttattttgtaccaggggcaatggagggttaagtgacttgcccaaagtcacaaggacctgcagtgggaatcgaactcagttccccaggatcaaagtccatagGGGCAAGGGTAATCCAATAGTAGACTCGGGTGAGGGAGGAATAATAACTGagcacctaaggggtccttttacagagcaatGGTTTACTGCACGCTAATATGGAACTATCCCCGGCCCAATGCAGGCGCCGGTGGTTGGCGTATGCCATTTGTTGCCCTAGAGAAGATAGCTATCTATTTTCCAGTgcggtgctaacctggcagtaatcgggcagcgccgcacGCTACCCAGTTACAgctgggttaccgcgggagcccttaacaccatctCAATGAGTGGTGTTAAGCGCTCCCCCCACATGGacatgtggtaagtgaaatcttaccacatagccatcccatttttggcctttttacccactgcggtataaAGGGCCACAGCGTGCTGTAAAAAACGGCCCCTGCCTCTAGTGCAGGGCCTTTGTTTACTTCAGCttcgtaaaaggtcccctaaatttgtactcagaaattcaataaggatagaattcagtaaatggcaccaaaaattaGGTGCTGGGAAGATCTGTGGTAAACTAGTATTCTGGAAAGGATGCTCTGCACAGAGTGCCCTGTACAAtatactagcttagcacagatcttgtgcctaactttgggcacagcccttgcaccaggggcgtagccagactttggcaggaggggggtccagagtccgaggtgaaggggcacattttagccccccccccccccggcgccactgacccccccccccccccgccattgttgacccccccgccgccgctgccaccaccaccaccacttccaactttgatcccccctgcagacgaccctctcgaccccccttcccgccaccaaccctcccctgccatttacgtcgcctacctttgctggcgggggaccccaactatCAGTGCCAGTTAATCCCttgctcaaaaatattttttattttcagcacaGGAGACATGACAGGGCAGAGTAGTTGTGCCCTTCGCTAATCAGGTAGCGGGTACATATTGCTGCTCGCtgctcgattaccactgggtgtcggtaagggctcccacagtaaagGCCACAAGCAAATTAGGAAATAAGCAAGTGGCtattaaagaaaaatatggaaatgtggccattttactgccgttCTAAAAGTGGTCGCAGCACGTGGGAAATCCATGCACTGACAACAGCGCCACCACTTGTtagcacagcatagtaaaagggcccctaagtttggctgaaaatagggcataaATTTAGAGTCtgaattagggggtcttttactaaagcttagctcaagttatctgcagcagggcccattttattcctattaaTCCTGTtgcagatagctcgagctaagctttagtaaaagacccccttagaaccTAAAATTAGgagcttggtttttttttaaatatgaggcTCACTGTTTTGAGGTTTCTGCTCCCAAAGTGATTATTGCTATCAGACTTTGTGGGCACTGAGAATAAACGATTTGCTGAAGGTTCTGTCATGATAGGTGAAGGTTGAACTGGATCTCGGTTTCTCAGATGCTTGTTGTAATAGCTCGACTACCAGCCAGAGTACAAAACAGAAGTTCCATCTCGTACAAACAGAATAAGCTGGATATTTCAAGTGGTTAATGCATTTACCATTTCAATATTGTCATGTGAAAGAAGTCAGTGGAACAGAGAAAGCAAGCCATGTACTGCAGCTTACAAATGCAACAACTTCTATTAATACAAAATACTGCAAAGTGCATAAGAATTAACAACACTATCGACTCTCTTTTGTTTTCAAGGGTCTTTTGCCGCCAGGTTCTTTGACAAGAAGATATGTGTTGTGGGGAAAATCAACAAGGCATCCTTCCCAAGTCTGGCTCAGCTTAGTGAAGTGGCCCGAGATAAGGTACACCCcacagcaaaaaaaattaaaataggtcTCTAATGAataaacataccccccccccccccccccccacacacacacacacacaattccctagtgctctctctctctctctctctctctctctctctctctctcagctctccctGGGCTTGTCATGTGTCTGCCACTCCAGTTTGTGCCTTTACTACACTGATAACTCCTAAGAGACACAAATGTACATGTTTGATTCCACCAAAAAAGGTACTAAGTAATAGTACACGTGACAGTGTGAAAACATTGATAAATactgtttaattctggtcaccgcatctcaaaaaagatatagtggaattagaaaaggtacagagaagggtgacgaaaatgataaaggggatgggacgacttccctgtgaggaaaggctaaagcggctagggctcttcagcttggagaaaaggcggctgaaaggagatagcacggcttagtaaaagggcctcgattggctagatggaccattggtctgaccgagtatggctattcttaggttcttaaTATCCATCAGAACTTAACCAGGTATTGGCAATATTCAGACTGATATTCATGTAGGTGCCCAGATAGCCTTTTACTGTCCTGACTTTAGCCAGGCAGTTTAGGCTGGAACCagaaaatggtgctcaaaattttgtgacgaaaaaaattggcactgaatagtattctataaaggacggcCCAGGTTGGGTGCCCTTTGTACAACAGTGCATAGCATTGGGACCCGCACTCAAccttgggcacaaggatttactccAACTGaacccaggtgtaaatcctggtgtgcttTAACACTGTGTGTATCTTAAGGGAATGTCCCTACACCCCTGCCATCATTACGCCCTCTTTGCAGATCTATGCAGAAACACtgaggcactattctgtaaataggcGTAAAAGTGTGCTTTCGTGCAGACCTGCCATTTCTGCCCTATTCCAGCACTTTGTGTCCATTAGAACACTTTTCTGTGCCAAAAACTTGGCgtggaagtagtggttaaagttagacaccatatatagaattcccctgttaCTGATTAGTGGACCCAATATCTCTGCAGACTGGGTAAGTCCCAGCGTCACCCTGATTCCGCCCCTGGACTGCCCCAGAACTAACTGAATACTGCTGCAGTAGTCAATTGGATTTTTAGAAGCATGGTTTGGTTCAGTGCACTAAAAATCTGGGAATAGCCCACTCTCTGCAATTTAACTGGGCGGGACCTTTGCTACAGTGATTGTATTGTCTTTCTGATTCACCTGCAGACCCGCAGCAGAGCACCTACCCCTATGAGCTACTCTGTATCTCCCAACAAAGTCACAGACGTCGGCCAGTTTGGAAAGCACATCCAGGCACTGTGTAAAGATATCCCCACCTACACCAGTCAGGAGGCTAAGGGTAAGCTTTGTGTGAATGTGATGACTCCCATATGGTGTAGTTCAGCCTCAACTTTCTAACAAATGAGTTTGAAACATATGCCAATTGAGTTTCAAGCCCACTGACTCAAATGAGGGCTGCTTTGTATCATACACCTGTCAAACACAGTTTATGAAAAAATAACGGCTTCTAAGGAAAGAAGACCTTTtttgttatttagattgtaagctcttttgagcagggactgtcttttttcatgttcagttgtgaagcgctgcgtacgactggtagcgctatagaaattatttatagtagtagtagtagcaaaaaGATGTACTATACTTATGTTTCCATAGTGGAtacacaaaaacaaaagaaaccccCATTCAAGTATATGTGTGGCATCATATCAGATGTATATCAGCACTTTAagagggtaaattctataaaggggcacctatacTTACGTATCTGTAACACCAGTACTTCTAGCCtattccagtggcatagccacagaggAGGCCTTGGaggcctagccccccccccccccccccccccactttgagctcagtctccctccaaaactgcagcacccactaaacggctggtggggatgccaaagccctcCCAGCCAAAGAAATGTACAGCTGAGCTGCTGTGTTCCTCCACGTGCTGCTGATTTAAGAACTGAGCATAGATTAGGCGTCCCAGCAGCTGTGGCTGAAAGCATGCCATTTGCTCACTGCAGCAGCATGAGAAGGAAGGGAGCGACTTGGCAAtggatttctttggctggcagagcttcagcatctccaccagcaaaggtaatatttttaatgtttgGGGTGAGGGAAGAAATGCATTGCCGCCCCCAGTCCattcttagcccccccccccccaaaaaaaaaaaaaaaccagagcacTGGCTACGCCCCTTCCCTGTTCTTTAAAGGAAATGACAGGTGtacttttatttatagaataccgGTGTAACATGTCAAATGTGTGCCTAGAATTAAGTcatgatcacttacaccagccatagacatgaTGTAAATGATTATACCTAAATTGCAAATGAACGTGTGTAGATGATAGTAATCTATAATCTAAGCATGTAACTCTGCACCATCTCCCATGCTCCGCCCAGAttctgcccatgtgaatgcccacccTCAAATTAGATGCAATCACATTTCGGCACAATTTTATAGAGTAgcatctttccaaaaatgctaggactagggggcacgtaatgaagctacaaagtagtaaatttaaaacacatcagagaaaatatttcttcactcaacatgtaattaaactctgaaatttgttgccagagaatgtggtaaaagcagtta
This portion of the Microcaecilia unicolor chromosome 4, aMicUni1.1, whole genome shotgun sequence genome encodes:
- the LOC115469335 gene encoding gastrokine-1-like, with amino-acid sequence MKTLIVIAALLGVFLAPSLGNDNINIVNQDNIGGDDHQTVNIDNHDNIANINNYNGWNSWDSICDYSRGSFAARFFDKKICVVGKINKASFPSLAQLSEVARDKTRSRAPTPMSYSVSPNKVTDVGQFGKHIQALCKDIPTYTSQEAKDGQFSGFALCKSSSIITILGISFCF